In Octopus bimaculoides isolate UCB-OBI-ISO-001 chromosome 5, ASM119413v2, whole genome shotgun sequence, a genomic segment contains:
- the LOC106869679 gene encoding N(4)-(Beta-N-acetylglucosaminyl)-L-asparaginase has protein sequence MSQRVCLLFLLIFVARSASSNLPIVINTWPFITPNAKAWSVINSKGRSALDAVEQGCSMCERYRQCSKSIGYGGRPDEAGETTLDAMIMDGITHTAGAVGGLRRVKPAISVARAVMEYTDHTLLVGEGATEFALQMGFQETDLHSNDSIAMWNDWRSGNCQPNFWKNVKPDPRKHCGPYKPANHDDPLYKFHDPQNSPDISETNHDTIGMIVVDAKGNVAAGTSTNGLANKMHGRVGDSPIVGAGAYVDNAVGGAVATGNGDVLMRFSPSFHTVLLMQEGLSPREATRKALIPIIKKYPNFRGALVAATITGEYGAACHNFGGSVDYTVTNPSLENSTVFKIICSKHFKF, from the exons ATGTCACAGAGGGTGTGTTTATTATTCCTTCTAATTTTCGTCGCTAGATCTGCGAGTTCAAATTTACCTATAGTCATAAATACATGGCCTTTTATTACACCAAATGCGAAAG CTTGGAGTGTGATCAACAGTAAAGGAAGATCTGCTTTAGATGCTGTTGAACAAGGATGCTCCATGTGTGAAAGATATCGACAGTGCAGCAAAAGTATTGGATATGGTGGAAGACCAGATGAAGCTGGAGAAACAACTCTTGATGCAATGATAATGGATGG AATCACTCATACTGCCGGAGCAGTCGGTGGCCTGAGAAGGGTGAAGCCAGCAATATCTGTGGCCCGTGCAGTGATGGAATATACTGACCATACACTGCTCGTTGGAGAAGGAG CCACAGAATTTGCTCTTCAAATGGGCTTTCAAGAAACAGACTTGCATTCAAATGACTCAATAGCAATGTGGAACGATTGGCGTTCCGGTAACTGCCAACCGAACTTCTGGAAA AATGTTAAACCAGATCCTAGAAAACACTGTGGACCTTACAAACCTGCCAATCATGATGACCCGCTTTACAAATTCCATGACCCACAAAATTCACCTGATATCTCCGAAACTAACCATGATACCATTGGTATGATTGTTGTTGATGCCAAAGGTAATGTTGCAGCAGGAACTTCAACGAATGGATTAGCTAACAAAATGCATGG GAGAGTTGGTGATTCACCcattgttggtgctggtgcttaCGTGGACAACGCAGTCGGTGGTGCTGTAGCTACAGGTAATGGAGATGTTTTGATGAGATTTTCAccaag tttccatactgTTCTCTTGATGCAAGAGGGTTTAAGTCCAAGAGAAGCAACGAGAAAGGCTTTGATTCCCATAATCAAGAAATACCCAAATTTTCGTGGAGCTCTTGTAGCTGCTACCATcactggtgaatatg GTGCAGCCTGTCATAATTTTGGTGGATCGGTTGACTACACAGTTACAAATCCTTCATTGGAAAACTCAACTGTTTTCAAAATAATATGTtctaaacatttcaaattttga
- the LOC106869678 gene encoding molecular chaperone MKKS — protein MQEVTETKILRGKLTDKETVHQLNSLRHLFSTTVGPYGGIKLLRNNCGGHITLTSSSSRLLAALRPTNPLARLIIEACSKHSHTYGDGALFMAHFILILIDKALKLDLDHRLITKVNSFLLELFLSYLKSDDFSCKMAVEISDVNSLCQVASTMLSSKPLYQLDEQLLKLMSSVLLETFIRSLPSERLDSSLRPVLDNIHIIGIPGEETHNSFCCEGLLLEATNIKEVLSWQTQRESLENICTVVINVSMAGDSIELPQLTYARTSLKELEQSFLTHMESFCSELIPKGIRILFCQKVVHPCLKDQLRRNGVLVLDRLGALLCSKVINLTGSVPISSFSSACSPDQLGRISKFSVMDVFGKQWLHLNQISSSLVTLVVCSQMEEQLEELKVNCNNVMLAFQHLLRTPAVLYGGGCWQFTLANELRVEVSENLESFSSKLDCSESQLLQLCDHLCTSLEQAVSPSSQQSKKCFTHPSAGHLWIQDDHEVNVEKTCSCGLLCCSLSDLKLQPLEHSPSFDRFSKKELHGSYNPLDTISSSEPPKKPLLMDCFIPWKTAVEISVLLANMALSTNQFIFDTNCKPST, from the exons ATGCAGGAAGTTACTGAAACTAAAATCCTACGTGGCAAACTCACAGACAAGGAGACAGTGCACCAACTCAATTCCCTTAGGCATTTATTTTCCACCACAGTTGGCCCTTATGGAGGTATTAAGCTACTGCGTAATAACTGCGGTGGTCATATCACACTGACAAGTTCATCATCCAGGCTGCTGGCTGCTCTGCGACCTACAAATCCTTTAGCTCGACTCATAATTGAAGCCTGTTCAAAGCATTCACATACCTATGGAGATGGAGCTCTCTTTATGGCTCACTTTATCCTAATTCTGATAGACAAAGCTTTGAAACTTGATTTAGATCATAGGTTGATTACCAAAGTAAATTCATTTCTTCTTGAATTATTTCTTAGTTATTTAAAATCAGATGATTTCTCCTGTAAAATGGCTGTAGAAATATCTGATGTTAATTCTTTGTGTCAGGTGGCCAGTACGATGTTGTCATCGAAACCATTGTACCAGCTAGACGAACAGCTACTGAAGTTGATGAGTTCTGTACTCTTAGAGACTTTCATTAGAAGCCTTCCTTCTGAAAGACTGGACAGTTCCTTAAGACCCGTCTTAGACAATATACACATCATTGGTATTCCTGGTGAAGAAACACATAATTCTTTCTGTTGTGAAGGATTATTGCTTGAGGCTACAAACATCAAAGAAGTGCTGTCATGGCAAACACAGAGAGAATCTCTGGAGAATATTTGTACAGTTGTAATAAATGTATCTATGGCAGGAGATTCTATTGAGCTACCTCAGTTGACTTATGCCCGTACCAGTCTTAAAGAACTTGAGCAAAGTTTTCTTACTCATATGGAGTCATTCTGTTCTGAACTCATACCAAAAGGCATTAGAATTTTATTCTGCCAGAAAGTGGTTCACCCTTGTCTAAAAGACCAACTGAGAAGAAACGGTGTATTGGTTCTTGATCGTCTTGGTGCTTTGCTGTGCTCCAAAGTTATCAATTTAACAg gttCCGTTCCAATTAGTTCATTTTCATCAGCTTGCTCTCCAGATCAGTTAGGGAGAATCAGTAAATTCTCTGTCATGGATGTTTTCGGAAAGCAGTGGCTTCATCTGAATCAGATTTCCAGCAGTTTAGTTACCCTTGTAGTTTGTAGTCAAATGGAAGAACAGCTTGAAGAATTAAAG GTGAATTGCAACAATGTGATGTTAGCATTCCAGCACCTTCTCAGGACACCGGCTGTACTGTATGGTGGAGGCTGCTGGCAGTTCACTTTGGCTAACGAGCTTAGAGTTGAG GTTTCTGAAAATTTAGAAAGCTTCTCCAGTAAACTGGATTGTTCCGAATCCCAGTTATTGCAGCTGTGTGATCATCTATGCACAAGTTTGGAACAAGCTGTTTCCCCATCTTCTCAGCAGAGTAAAAAATGTTTCACCCATCCTTCAGCTGGTCATCTTTGGATACAGGACGACCATGAAGTTAATGTAGAAAAAACTTGTTCATGTGGTTTGCTTTGTTGTAGTTTGTCAGATTTGAAACTTCAACCTttagaacattctccttcatttGACAGATTTTCTAAGAAAGAGCTTCATGGCTCTTACAACCCTCTTGATACAATATCCAGTTCTGAACCTCCAAAGAAACCTCTTCTAATGGACTGCTTTATTCCATGGAAAACAGCTGTAGAAATATCAGTACTTCTAGCCAATATGGCTCTTAGTACCAATCAGTTTATCTTTGACACCAACTGTAAACCATCAACATAA